The Hymenobacter sp. DG01 sequence CAACGACCAGCTGGCGCCAACCAAGCGCCGCGGAGGCGGAGCTGAAGAAGAAAAACGCCGGGCTGGCGGGCAGTAAATCCAGCACCGCATTTTCAGGCGTGAGTAGTGTAACAGCTAAGGGAGTAGCCCCTCTGTCGTGAAGGGGTGTATATTCCAGGCATTATACGCCCCTATTGATGCCTGTATGAATTTGAGTAGCGAGTGGAATCTGTATATCATGGCGTACAGCTTGGTATTTTGGATTCCCCAATTCTTCTGCATTCGCCTGGCCCGTAAATCCCGGCGAAAAGGCTCCAGCTTAGCCAAGAGCTACCTGACTTTGTATGCTCCATTTCTGCTTTTTTGCCTACTAGGTTTTTCGTTCGCGCTTGGCATGTTGCTCGTCTTCGGAGTATTTATGCTGCTGATATGGGGCCCTACGCTGGTATACACTTGCGTGCTTCCGTTTTCGAGTACGCAGCCAGAACCTAGTTCAGAGTGGCAAAAGAAATGGCTAGACAAGTAGCCTTCACTTACCGCTTCGGCAACAACCAATTAGCGCCTACCTGGCGCCACGGCGGGGGCGCCGAAGAGGAAAAGCGTCGGGCTGGCGGGCAGTGGAACTAGTAAAAACAAGTGGCTATTTGAATATAAACAAAAAGGGCCACCCATCCGGGTGGCCCTTTTCCTATAGCTATCTGCTTTGGTTGCTACCTACCCTTTCGGGCTGAGCACGACGTAGGGAATGATGCATTCCTCCAGCGAGATGCCGCCGTGCTGGAACGTGTCCTTGTAGTAGTTCACGTAGTAGTTGTAGTTGTTGGGGTAGGCGAAGAAGTAGTCGCCGACGGTGAAGACGTAGGCGGTGCTCACGTTTTCACGGGGTAGGAAAATACGCTCCGGCTTGCGCACGGTGTACACGTCCTTGCTGTCGTCGAAGCCCAGGTTTTTGCCGTGCTTGTAGCGCAGGTTGGTGTTCGTGTTCCGGTCGCCCACGATTTTATAGGGGCGCTTTACCCGAATGGTGCCGTGGTCGGTGGTGATGATGAGCTTGCCTTTCTTCTCCGAAATCACCTGCAGCATTTCGTACAGAGGCGAGTGCAGGAACCACGAGCGGGTGATGCTGCGGTAGGCCGACTCATCGGCCGCCAGCTCCCGGATCATGGCCATGTCGGTGCGGGCATGGCTGAGCATGTCCACGAAGTTGTAGACGATGACGTTCAGCTTGTAGTTGTTGTGCAGGTTGGCCATTTTGCCCAGCAAGTCCTTGCCGGCCTGCAGGTTGGTTACCTTATTGTAGCTGTACTTGTGCTTCTGGCCGGCCTTCTGGAACATGATTTCCATGAACTCGGCCTCGTGCATGTTCTTGCCCTCGTCGTCGTCGTCCCACACCCACAGGTTGGGGTACTTCTTCTGAATTTCGCCGGGCATCATGCCCGAGAAGATGGCATTGCGGGCGTAGGCGGTGGTAGTGGGCAGAATGCTGTAATAGGTTTCCTCCGAGTCAACCGTGAACAAGTCGGCAATGATAGGCTCCAGCACTTTCCACTGGTCGTAGCGCAGGTTGTCGATGAGCACGAAGTACACGGGCGTGTCGCCGGTATCCTTCAGCATCGGGAACACGCGCTCCTTAAACAGCTGGTGCGACATGAGCGGGGCGTCGTCATCGTCACCGTTCACCCAGTCCTCGTAGTTTTCCGTGATGAAGCGGCCGAAGTAGGTGTTGGCCTCGTCTTTCTGCATGTTAAAGACGTCGGCCATGCTCTTGCCTTCCGTCTCGTTGATTTCCAGCTCCCAGTACACCAGCTTCTTGTACACGTCGGCCCACTCCGAGGGGCTGAGGCGGTCAGAGAGCTGCATGCCCAGCTGGCGGAAGTCGCGCTGGTAGCCGCTGTTGGTAGCCTCGCTCACCAGACGCTTGTTGTCGAGCACCTTTTTCACCGACAGCAGAATCTGGTTGGGGTTTACCGGCTTGATGAGGTAGTCGGCAATTTTGGCCCCGATGGCCGATTCCATGATGTGCTCCTCCTCGCTCTTGGTAATCATGACCACGGGCACGGTAGGGCGCACGGCCTTGATTTCGGTGAGGGTTTCCAAGCCCGTCAGGCCGGGCATATTTTCATCCAGGAACACGATGTCGTAGGTCTTCTCCTGAATTTCCTCAATGGCATCGGCCCCGGAGTTCACGCCGGTCACGTCGTAGCCTTTTTCCTTAAGGAAGAGAATGTGGGGCTTCAGGAGGTCGATTTCGTCATCGGCCCATAGAATGGAGTATTGCATGAGTTGGGGTCTTGGGGACGTTGATGATCAAGGGCTTACTTGCAGCCTACGAGCACCAAGAGGTTTGTTTTTTATTGTCGAGCAAGCGCGTTGCCGCCTTACATACGTAAGAGAGTAACCAAATAGCGGCAAAAAATATTGCGCAAGGTAAATTCCCGGTGAAATTAGAGCACTGCTTTTAGCGGGGCGCTTCCGTTGTTCCGGGCGTTTTTACCGTAGTCTGCGCTACGACCACTTCCTTTGCGTTGTCCCTACCCCCGGGGTGGACGCCAACCCTTGGTAATCCTCAAGTCCCTTGAATAAGAAAAAGATCTTCAACGACCCGGTGTATGGCTTTGTCACCATCCCGACGGAGTTGCTGTTTGACCTGATTGAGCATACGTATTTCCAGCGCCTGCGCCGGATTCAGCAGCTGGGCCTCACCAGTTTCGTGTACCCCGGGGCCCTGCACACGCGCTTTCACCACGCTCTGGGCGCCATGCACCTGATGACCCTGGCCCTACGCACGCTGAAGGATAAAGGCGTCAAGATTTCGGCCAAGGAGGGGGAGGCGGCTATGGCGGCTATTCTGCTGCACGACGTAGGCCACGGTCCCCTCTCCCACGCCCTGGAGCACAGCATATTTCATAAAGTGCACCACGAAGAGCTGAGCCTGCACCTGATGCGCAAGCTCAACGTCCAGTTCAACGGCGCCCTGGACCTGGCCATCCAGATTTTTGAGGGCACGTACTCGCGGCCATTCTTTCACCAGCTGGTGAGCTCCCAGCTCGACATGGACCGGCTGGACTACCTCAACCGCGACTCCTTTTACACCGGCGTGCAGGAAGGCCGCCCCGGCGCCGACCGCCTGATCAAGATGCTGACGGTAGTGGATGAGCGGCTGGTGCTGGAAGAAAAGGCCGTGTACAGCATCGAGAACTTTCTGGTGAGCCGCCGGCTGATGTACTGGCAGGTGTACCTGCACAAAACCGTGACCAGCGCCGAGCAGATGGTCATTCGGATTATGCAGCACGCCCGCGCTCTGGTGCGCAAGGGCGTGGACGTGCCGGCCTCGCCCAACCTGCAGTTCTTTCTCTCGCGCAGCGTCACGCAGCAGGAGTTTGAGCAGGACGATGACATCCTGCGCCGCTTCACCCGCCTCGATGATACCGACGTGTGGGGAGCCGTGAAGCTCTGGGCCGACCACCCCGACAAGGTACTGAACTACCTCGCCCAGAGCCTGCTGGACCGGCACCTGTTTAAAATCACGCTCCAGACCGAGCCTTTCGACGAGGATTTCCAGCTGGGCATTGTGGAGCTGATTGCCGAGCATTTCCACCTCCCCCACGAGGACGCGGCCCAGCTCATGCTCACCGGCCGCATCAGCAACAACGCCTACGACGCCGACGGCCAGGACCCGATTGACGTGCTTACGAAGCGCGGCCGGGTAGTAAACGTAGCGGAGGCGTCGGATTTGCCCAATATTCGCGCTATCAGCCAACGGGTAGAGAAGCATTATATCTGCTACCCCAAGGAAATCCTGTAGGCCGGCATGCGCGCTCTGCTTCGCCGTTTGTTTTCAGACCTGCCCCTGGGCCTGCTGGCGCTGTTTTTCCTAGTGCTAAGCGGTAGTCTGGCGGTGCTCTACAGCTGGGTTTCCATCCCCGATCTGTACGCGCTGCGCCAGGCCATCTATGCCCGTAACGAGATGCCGGAGTTTGTGCTGCAGGTTACGCCGGGCCGCTACGCCGCGCTGCGCGGGGGGCTATGGGCCGTAGCCGCCGGGGCGGCCGCCCTGACCGGCTACCATCTCCGAAGCGGCCGCCTGCCCCTGGAGTTGCGCGGATTGTGGCAGAGCCTGCGTGAGGCCGCCCACAGTGTGGGGCGGGCCGTGGCCGGGCTTTCTGCCCTGGAGAAGCTGCTGGCCGGGCTGCTGCTTGCCAGCGTGCTGGCCCTGCGCCTGTATTACACCCGGGTGTATCCGCTGAGCACCGATGAAATAGCCACCTACGACTACTTTGTGAGTGGCGGACCGGTAGCCAGCACCAGCTTCTACCCCATCCCGAATAACCATGTGCTGTTTAGCCTTAGCTGCTGGGCAGTAAGCAGGTTTACTGCTCACGACATGCTGATTCTGCGGCTGCCTACCTTGCTCATCAGCCTGGTGGGTACCGTGCTGGCTTACGCCCTGCTGGTGCGCGTTACTACTTTCCGGGTTGCCACGCTGGCAGTAGGGTTGTTCAGCCTTTCGCCCCTGAGTTTGTACTACGCCATGGCGGGCCGGGGCTACTTCCTGCTGATTGCGCTGGCAATAGCGCAGTTTTTCGCGGCCCTGGCTGTTGTGCACTCCACCCGCTGGCGGCAGTTGGGCTGGGCCGGGTTTGTGGTAGCGGGCATCCTGGGGCTCTATACTATTCCTACGTACGCCTACCCCCTGGTTTCGCTCGGAGTCTGGGCGGGCCTGGTGTTTCTGCGGCGCCGTGATATGGCCGGGCTGGCTTCTCTGCTGGGGGCCAGTGCGCTGGTGGGCGCCGGGGCGCTGGTGGCCTATGCACCGGTTATCAGCGTCTCGGGGCTGCGGGCTTTGGCGGCCAACAGCTACATCGCCCCCCAAAGCCTCACGGATTTCTGGCGCTCCTACGCGCTGTACCTGTTGAAGCCCGCCCGGGAGCTATTTGGGCATGAGCAGCTGAGTGCCCCGGGGTTCGTGGGGCTGCTGGTAGCGGCGCTGGCGGTGCTGCCGGCCCTGCCCCGCCCCTGGCGCCGGGTGGCCCTGCCGGCCCTGCTACTGGTGCTGCTGCCCTTCGTGTTCATGCCCATGCAGCGGGTGTACAGCCCGGCCCGGGTGCTACTGTACGCGGCGTTTTTCTTTTTTGTGGGGGTAGCCGTACTGGGCGAGTGGCTGCTGCGGCGGCTGCGCGTACCGCCCCGGCTGGGCCTGGCCAGTATAGGGGTAATACTTTGTTTGTATGGCACTTACCAGGCTGCCCACTTTCGCTATGCCGTGCGCTCAGCCCAGAACATGGCCCGGCAGCTGGAGGGCTCCTACGCCTGGCTGCGGCGGCAGCAACCGCACCGGGTGTACTTCGCGGCCCCATTTCATAAGCTATACTTTCACCACTACGCCCTGACCACGGGCTACCCCCTGCACTTGTTCGAAGCCACTTCGGCGCCGGGTACCCGCTTTGATTATGTAGTCCTGGTGCGCGGACAAACGGTAGTGCGGCCCTGGTGTACCCCGCAAGCATACCGCCGGGTTTATTCTGATGAAGGGGCCACTATCTACCAGAGCGCTGAGCACCCGGCCGCGCGCCCGCCCCAGCCCCCGGCAGCGGCACCCCGCGCCGGGAAATAGATATTTCTCTACTTTTGCCCGATGGAATTTACCGTAGGTCAGATAGCAGAAGTACTGCGCGGAACCGTGGAAGGAGACGCCACGCAGCCAATTAACCGCTTGGCCAAAATTGAAGAAGCCCAGGCCGGCGCCCTCTCCTTTCTCTCGAACCCGAAGTATGAGCCTTACCTCTATAGTACGGGGGCATCGGCGGTTATCGTGAGTCGGGCCCTGGAGCTGCGGCAGCCTGTTACGGCCGCCCTCATCCGGGTGGAGGACCCCTACACCAGCTTTACCACCCTGCTTGAGTTCTACCAGCAAGCTACCCGCACCGGCAAGCGCGGCGTAGAAGAGCCCGCCTACCTGGCCGCCAGCTCCCGCATCGGCGAAAACCATTACCGTGGCGCCTTC is a genomic window containing:
- a CDS encoding PglZ domain-containing protein — encoded protein: MQYSILWADDEIDLLKPHILFLKEKGYDVTGVNSGADAIEEIQEKTYDIVFLDENMPGLTGLETLTEIKAVRPTVPVVMITKSEEEHIMESAIGAKIADYLIKPVNPNQILLSVKKVLDNKRLVSEATNSGYQRDFRQLGMQLSDRLSPSEWADVYKKLVYWELEINETEGKSMADVFNMQKDEANTYFGRFITENYEDWVNGDDDDAPLMSHQLFKERVFPMLKDTGDTPVYFVLIDNLRYDQWKVLEPIIADLFTVDSEETYYSILPTTTAYARNAIFSGMMPGEIQKKYPNLWVWDDDDEGKNMHEAEFMEIMFQKAGQKHKYSYNKVTNLQAGKDLLGKMANLHNNYKLNVIVYNFVDMLSHARTDMAMIRELAADESAYRSITRSWFLHSPLYEMLQVISEKKGKLIITTDHGTIRVKRPYKIVGDRNTNTNLRYKHGKNLGFDDSKDVYTVRKPERIFLPRENVSTAYVFTVGDYFFAYPNNYNYYVNYYKDTFQHGGISLEECIIPYVVLSPKG
- a CDS encoding HD domain-containing protein, producing the protein MNKKKIFNDPVYGFVTIPTELLFDLIEHTYFQRLRRIQQLGLTSFVYPGALHTRFHHALGAMHLMTLALRTLKDKGVKISAKEGEAAMAAILLHDVGHGPLSHALEHSIFHKVHHEELSLHLMRKLNVQFNGALDLAIQIFEGTYSRPFFHQLVSSQLDMDRLDYLNRDSFYTGVQEGRPGADRLIKMLTVVDERLVLEEKAVYSIENFLVSRRLMYWQVYLHKTVTSAEQMVIRIMQHARALVRKGVDVPASPNLQFFLSRSVTQQEFEQDDDILRRFTRLDDTDVWGAVKLWADHPDKVLNYLAQSLLDRHLFKITLQTEPFDEDFQLGIVELIAEHFHLPHEDAAQLMLTGRISNNAYDADGQDPIDVLTKRGRVVNVAEASDLPNIRAISQRVEKHYICYPKEIL